One window of the SAR324 cluster bacterium genome contains the following:
- a CDS encoding urease accessory UreF family protein: MDTPTENAGLEQWLSVLHLSDSALPIGAFAYSEGLESAIQLDALQTPDDLGTWWELWRTETFRWQEGPALCQLMKAIKRDDWRRVQVLNQELTALKPAVALRDGSHILGKRMLTTCADLYPDLPADRLEKLLPTLNVLTVQATLLATLNVPQDVALASFAFGRLNQSLSAALRLFALGQQTGQVLLLKQLRLIPRTVTEILGDAKSPLRSFTPRVDLLQMKHTGLYTRLFRS; the protein is encoded by the coding sequence GTGGACACACCCACTGAGAATGCTGGACTGGAGCAGTGGCTGAGTGTACTGCATCTGAGTGATAGCGCTTTGCCCATTGGGGCCTTCGCTTACTCAGAGGGTCTGGAGTCGGCTATTCAACTTGATGCTCTTCAAACTCCTGACGACCTTGGCACCTGGTGGGAACTGTGGCGAACAGAGACCTTCCGCTGGCAAGAGGGTCCAGCTCTCTGTCAACTGATGAAGGCAATCAAGCGAGATGATTGGCGACGTGTTCAAGTTCTCAATCAGGAACTGACCGCACTCAAGCCAGCAGTTGCACTAAGAGATGGAAGTCACATTCTGGGAAAACGCATGTTGACGACCTGTGCAGATCTCTATCCGGATCTTCCTGCAGATCGTCTAGAAAAATTATTGCCAACACTCAACGTACTGACAGTCCAAGCAACCTTACTTGCAACCCTGAACGTCCCACAAGATGTAGCGCTGGCAAGCTTTGCCTTCGGCCGCTTGAATCAATCACTTTCTGCAGCACTGCGTTTGTTCGCCTTAGGACAGCAAACTGGACAAGTCCTGCTTCTAAAGCAGTTGCGGTTGATTCCAAGAACTGTGACTGAAATCCTTGGGGATGCCAAATCTCCATTACGCTCATTCACCCCAAGAGTCGACTTGCTGCAAATGAAACACACAGGTCTTTACACCCGTCTGTTTCGCTCTTAG
- the ureG gene encoding urease accessory protein UreG — MKKVVKVGIGGPVGSGKTALLDRLCKAMRNHYRMAVVTNDIFTREDMEFLIRSEALSEDRIYGVQTGGCPHTAIREDASLNFEAIDQALSDHPDLELIFVESGGDNLAASFSPELVDASIYVIDVSGGDKVPRKGGPGVTRSDLLIINKIDIAPFVGASLEVMDRDSKKMRGDRPFVFTNLKDKTGLDTVIYWIQTEVLLESEPNSIAV; from the coding sequence ATGAAAAAAGTTGTCAAAGTCGGCATTGGTGGGCCAGTTGGTTCAGGGAAAACGGCATTACTGGATCGCCTCTGTAAGGCAATGCGTAACCACTACCGAATGGCGGTTGTCACCAATGACATTTTCACTCGCGAAGACATGGAATTTTTGATTCGTAGTGAGGCGTTGTCTGAAGACCGGATCTATGGTGTACAAACAGGAGGATGTCCTCACACCGCAATTCGAGAGGATGCTTCACTAAATTTTGAAGCGATTGATCAAGCCTTGAGTGATCACCCAGACCTAGAACTAATCTTCGTCGAGAGTGGTGGGGACAACCTAGCAGCCAGTTTCAGCCCTGAACTTGTTGATGCATCCATCTATGTGATTGATGTCTCTGGAGGTGACAAGGTCCCTCGTAAAGGGGGCCCAGGTGTAACTCGTTCAGACTTATTGATCATCAATAAAATTGATATCGCGCCATTTGTTGGAGCTTCTCTAGAAGTGATGGATCGTGATTCCAAAAAGATGCGAGGTGATCGACCCTTTGTCTTCACGAATCTCAAAGACAAAACAGGGCTCGATACTGT